The Spirosoma foliorum genome has a window encoding:
- a CDS encoding NAD-dependent epimerase/dehydratase family protein has product MKIALVTGSAGLIGSEAVAFFADKFDLVVGIDNNMRQYFFGADGSTEWNRNRLAETYSNYVHRAADIREVPQLEVIFKEFGTDIKLVLHTAAQPSHDWAAREPFTDFGVNAVGTLNMLEMTRLHCPEAVFIFTSTNKVYGDNPNFLPLIETETRWEIDHNHPYFENGIDEHMSLDHTKHSVFGASKVAADIMVQEYGRYFGMNTGVFRGGCLTGPNHSGAQLHGFLSYLMKCAITGNQYTIFGYKGKQVRDNIHSWDLVNMFWHFYQNPRPGEVYNAGGGRYANCSMLEAIALCEEISGNKMNYQYSETNRSGDHIWYISDLSKFKQHYPNWDWTFDLKETMSQIHDSMAARLSVAK; this is encoded by the coding sequence ATGAAAATTGCACTGGTTACGGGTTCTGCTGGTTTGATTGGTAGTGAAGCCGTTGCTTTTTTTGCTGATAAGTTTGACCTCGTTGTCGGAATAGATAATAACATGCGGCAGTACTTCTTCGGAGCTGATGGCTCTACGGAATGGAACCGTAATCGTTTGGCCGAAACTTATTCAAATTACGTTCACCGTGCCGCCGATATTCGGGAGGTTCCGCAACTGGAAGTAATTTTCAAGGAGTTCGGCACTGATATTAAGCTGGTTTTGCACACAGCCGCACAGCCAAGCCACGACTGGGCTGCTCGTGAGCCGTTCACCGATTTCGGTGTAAATGCGGTAGGGACGCTTAATATGCTCGAAATGACTCGACTTCATTGTCCTGAAGCGGTCTTTATTTTCACCTCTACGAACAAAGTTTACGGCGACAACCCGAACTTCCTGCCGCTAATCGAAACCGAAACGCGCTGGGAAATCGACCATAATCACCCCTACTTCGAAAATGGTATCGACGAGCACATGAGTCTCGATCATACCAAGCACTCAGTTTTTGGGGCATCGAAAGTAGCTGCTGATATTATGGTGCAGGAATATGGCCGTTACTTCGGTATGAATACTGGCGTATTCCGGGGCGGTTGCTTAACGGGGCCGAATCACTCAGGTGCCCAATTGCATGGATTCCTGTCGTACCTGATGAAATGTGCTATCACCGGAAATCAGTACACCATTTTTGGGTATAAAGGCAAGCAGGTTCGCGATAATATTCATAGCTGGGATTTGGTAAACATGTTCTGGCATTTCTACCAGAATCCACGTCCGGGTGAAGTATATAACGCGGGCGGTGGTCGTTATGCCAACTGCTCCATGCTCGAAGCCATTGCGCTTTGCGAAGAAATTTCGGGCAACAAAATGAACTACCAATATTCAGAAACCAACCGGAGCGGTGATCATATCTGGTACATTTCTGACTTGTCTAAATTCAAACAGCACTATCCTAATTGGGATTGGACGTTCGATTTGAAAGAGACAATGAGCCAGATTCACGACAGCATGGCTGCCCGTTTGTCTGTAGCTAAATAA
- a CDS encoding glycosyltransferase family 2 protein, protein MIKVSVLIITYNQKKFIREAIDSVLAQKTTFPIEILVGDDFSTDGTREIIQEYERQYPGLVIGVLHPHNMGKNGGINFLETLKLAKGEYYALIDGDDYLTNPLKLQKQADQLDAHPDYSMSFHNALITYEDGSPSHVLNGDDMKPFYTVEDLIGEDEIWFMATSSTMYRNSIKEYPAWFRESSSGDIPRLILKAKLGKIGYIPDVMSVYRKNRAGASFHDNYQNETFLRNRIQMYSDINQELDYRYDALLRRNMARYYRMMLDSQQYKDSYFRRAALAVKYLYMAKPGWNKTKAVIRDYIVPRPVAKVYSTLRLLPHR, encoded by the coding sequence ATGATAAAAGTTAGTGTCCTGATTATCACGTATAACCAGAAGAAATTCATCCGCGAAGCTATTGATAGTGTTTTGGCGCAGAAGACAACATTCCCTATCGAAATATTAGTTGGTGATGATTTTTCGACCGATGGCACACGGGAGATTATTCAGGAATACGAACGCCAGTACCCAGGCTTGGTTATTGGTGTCTTGCATCCGCACAACATGGGTAAAAATGGCGGCATTAACTTTCTGGAAACGTTGAAGCTGGCTAAAGGTGAGTACTACGCTTTAATTGATGGCGATGATTACTTAACCAATCCACTGAAACTTCAAAAGCAGGCCGATCAGCTGGATGCCCATCCCGACTATTCAATGAGCTTCCATAATGCATTGATTACGTATGAAGATGGTAGTCCGTCTCACGTACTCAATGGCGATGACATGAAGCCGTTTTATACGGTAGAAGACCTGATTGGTGAGGATGAAATCTGGTTTATGGCTACCTCGAGTACGATGTACCGAAATAGCATAAAAGAGTACCCGGCCTGGTTTCGCGAGTCGTCGAGTGGCGATATTCCGCGCTTGATCCTGAAAGCTAAACTCGGTAAGATCGGTTATATTCCGGATGTTATGTCTGTATATCGGAAGAATAGGGCTGGAGCCAGCTTTCATGATAACTATCAGAATGAAACGTTTCTGCGGAACCGGATTCAGATGTACAGCGATATTAATCAGGAACTCGATTATCGGTATGATGCTTTACTGCGCCGAAATATGGCTCGCTATTATCGAATGATGCTCGATTCCCAACAGTATAAAGATAGCTATTTCCGGCGGGCAGCTTTGGCGGTCAAATACCTTTATATGGCAAAGCCAGGCTGGAATAAAACAAAAGCCGTTATTAGAGACTATATTGTACCGCGGCCAGTTGCTAAAGTCTATAGCACGTTGCGCCTGTTGCCACATCGATAG
- a CDS encoding glycosyltransferase family 2 protein: MKLSVVIPAYNEEESLPPTLRVLYQTLAKHGIPHEICVTNDNSKDGTLKVLEQLAATEIPTLVYYTNPGPNGFGYAVRYGLERFSGDCVAVFMADLSDDPEDLVKFYHKMMETGTDAVFGSRWGKDGKVIDYPELKKLINRVANFIVRMVMGIKYNDTTNAFKLYKRETIEGVKPFLAPHFNLTVELPLKAIVRGYSYEVVPNSWTNRKYGESKLKIKEMGSRYFFILMYCLIEKYFSQGDFRKKTATTPAQTVSR, from the coding sequence ATGAAATTAAGCGTTGTTATTCCTGCCTACAATGAAGAAGAGTCGTTGCCGCCAACGTTGCGCGTGCTCTATCAAACACTGGCCAAGCACGGAATTCCTCATGAAATTTGCGTTACAAACGATAACTCCAAAGATGGCACGCTGAAGGTACTAGAGCAGTTAGCGGCAACGGAAATCCCGACACTGGTTTACTATACTAATCCCGGACCAAACGGGTTTGGCTATGCGGTACGCTATGGTCTGGAACGGTTTTCGGGTGATTGTGTCGCTGTGTTTATGGCCGATTTGTCCGACGATCCAGAGGACTTAGTGAAGTTTTATCACAAAATGATGGAAACCGGTACCGATGCGGTATTTGGCTCGCGCTGGGGAAAAGATGGTAAAGTAATTGACTATCCTGAGTTGAAAAAACTCATTAACCGTGTTGCTAACTTCATTGTGCGGATGGTTATGGGCATTAAATACAACGACACGACCAACGCATTTAAACTCTACAAACGAGAGACGATTGAAGGAGTAAAGCCATTTCTAGCGCCCCATTTTAACCTGACGGTCGAACTTCCCCTTAAAGCAATTGTACGGGGCTATTCGTATGAGGTAGTACCCAATAGCTGGACCAATCGGAAATACGGTGAGTCGAAGCTGAAAATTAAAGAAATGGGGAGCCGCTACTTCTTCATTCTGATGTACTGCCTGATTGAGAAATATTTTTCGCAAGGTGACTTTCGCAAAAAAACAGCGACTACTCCCGCACAAACGGTAAGCCGGTAG
- a CDS encoding YheT family hydrolase: protein MPLIHSAYPGPPALQYNGHLQTIIPSLTRKVAGVTYERERLILTDGDFVDLDWIDGGKNRLVVLTHGLEGDSGRQYILGTAKLFAKHGYDVLAWNCRSCSGEMNKEFRLYNHGEIGDLGEVIDHALQTKRYAEIALIGYSMGGNITLKYLGVHGKQLPDAVKQGIAISAPTDLGASAVLLDCPTNRFYRNRFMKKLVAKVSQKADRFPGRLDMSQLRNVKKWRDFDEFFSAPVNSYRDADDFYTQASAVNFMPGITVPTLLLNAQNDPLLSPECSPGWLAESHEHIFLETPRTGGHVGFQIARDEHTYAERRALSFINGN from the coding sequence ATGCCGCTGATTCATTCTGCTTATCCTGGGCCACCTGCGTTGCAATATAACGGCCATCTGCAAACGATCATTCCCAGCCTCACACGTAAAGTGGCAGGGGTTACCTACGAACGTGAGCGATTAATACTAACCGATGGCGACTTCGTTGATCTGGATTGGATTGACGGTGGTAAAAATCGTCTGGTTGTCTTGACGCACGGCCTGGAGGGCGACAGTGGCCGACAGTATATACTGGGGACCGCAAAACTCTTTGCTAAGCACGGGTACGATGTGCTGGCCTGGAATTGTCGTTCCTGTAGTGGCGAAATGAACAAGGAGTTTCGGCTTTATAACCACGGCGAAATCGGTGATTTAGGCGAGGTTATCGATCATGCGTTGCAAACAAAACGATATGCGGAAATAGCACTGATCGGTTATAGCATGGGCGGAAACATTACGCTGAAATACCTGGGTGTTCATGGAAAACAGCTTCCCGATGCAGTCAAGCAAGGTATCGCCATTTCTGCCCCAACTGATTTGGGTGCCAGCGCGGTACTGCTCGACTGCCCAACTAACCGATTCTACCGCAATCGGTTCATGAAGAAACTAGTTGCCAAAGTAAGCCAGAAGGCCGACCGATTTCCAGGTCGATTGGATATGAGCCAATTACGAAATGTGAAAAAATGGCGGGATTTTGATGAGTTTTTTTCGGCCCCAGTCAATAGCTATCGTGATGCTGACGATTTCTATACGCAGGCATCGGCCGTTAATTTCATGCCCGGTATTACTGTACCAACCTTGCTGCTCAATGCACAGAATGATCCTTTACTCTCGCCAGAGTGTTCACCGGGTTGGCTGGCAGAATCCCACGAACATATTTTTTTAGAAACGCCCCGGACCGGTGGCCATGTTGGTTTTCAGATCGCCCGTGATGAACATACATACGCAGAACGTAGGGCCTTGTCATTTATTAATGGAAATTGA
- a CDS encoding MerR family transcriptional regulator has product MSTYSIRDLEQLSGIKAHTLRIWEQRYAIIAPQRTDTNIRTYDDQDLKLVLNISLLKDHGYKISEISKLSPEELYREVVSVSERRLTYPDQIHALTLSMIDLDEEGFEKIIRDNSFQFGFENTMINIIYPFLNRIGTLWTTGSIGPAQEHFISNLIRQKLIVAIDGQSKQSATGKKYILFLPEGEFHEISLLFADYIIRARSNKVIYLGQNLPFSELEFVYERHKPDYLLTILTSQPANHEVQPFVNRLATAFPESQILLTGYQIVGQGIDTPDNVMIINQINELVRIATN; this is encoded by the coding sequence ATGAGTACCTATTCCATTAGAGATTTAGAGCAGCTTTCAGGAATTAAAGCCCATACGTTGCGAATTTGGGAGCAACGGTACGCCATTATTGCCCCGCAACGAACTGATACCAACATCCGAACGTATGACGATCAGGATTTGAAGCTTGTGCTGAATATTTCCTTATTGAAGGATCACGGCTACAAAATTTCGGAAATCTCGAAGCTCTCACCCGAAGAGTTATATCGTGAAGTTGTTAGTGTTTCAGAACGACGCCTTACCTACCCTGATCAGATTCACGCGCTGACGCTCTCCATGATCGACCTGGACGAGGAAGGGTTCGAGAAAATTATTCGTGATAATTCGTTTCAATTTGGGTTCGAAAATACGATGATCAATATCATCTACCCCTTTTTGAATCGTATTGGTACACTCTGGACAACAGGCTCTATTGGGCCTGCTCAGGAGCATTTTATTTCGAACTTAATCCGACAGAAGCTTATTGTTGCCATAGATGGTCAGAGCAAGCAATCGGCTACGGGTAAAAAATACATTCTATTTCTTCCTGAGGGAGAGTTTCACGAAATCAGTTTATTGTTTGCCGACTATATCATCCGCGCCCGCTCGAATAAAGTCATTTATTTAGGTCAAAATCTGCCATTCAGCGAATTGGAATTCGTTTATGAGCGACATAAGCCCGATTATCTGCTTACTATTCTCACATCACAGCCAGCTAATCATGAGGTCCAGCCTTTCGTAAATCGACTTGCTACCGCTTTTCCAGAGTCGCAAATACTGTTAACTGGTTACCAGATTGTTGGACAAGGAATTGACACGCCCGATAACGTTATGATCATCAATCAAATTAATGAACTCGTCCGCATTGCTACGAATTAA
- a CDS encoding superoxide dismutase: protein MAFVLDPLPYPSDSLEPNIDKQTMEIHHGKHHNAYVTNLNNAIAGTDMENKSIEDLLASVSKAPVAVRNNGGGHYNHTLFWNTISGTGGGQPTGTLAEAINQKFGSFDAFKEEFTKAATTRFGSGWAWLIVTPEGELAITSSPNQDNPLMDIAEVKGFPIIGLDVWEHAYYLKYQNRRPDYIAAYFNVVDWNAAEKRYQQGKQA from the coding sequence ATGGCTTTTGTATTAGATCCGCTTCCTTACCCAAGTGATTCGCTCGAACCGAATATTGACAAACAGACAATGGAAATTCACCACGGCAAGCACCATAACGCTTACGTGACGAACTTGAATAACGCCATTGCAGGCACGGACATGGAGAATAAATCCATCGAAGATCTGCTGGCCAGTGTGAGCAAAGCACCCGTTGCTGTTCGTAATAATGGTGGTGGCCATTATAACCATACATTGTTCTGGAACACCATTTCGGGCACGGGTGGAGGACAACCTACTGGCACGTTAGCTGAAGCTATCAACCAGAAATTTGGCTCATTTGACGCTTTTAAAGAAGAATTTACGAAAGCTGCTACCACTCGTTTTGGTTCGGGTTGGGCTTGGTTGATCGTAACGCCAGAAGGTGAATTAGCGATCACGTCTTCACCAAACCAGGATAACCCATTAATGGATATTGCCGAAGTAAAAGGCTTCCCTATTATTGGCCTTGATGTTTGGGAACATGCTTATTACCTGAAATATCAGAACCGTCGTCCAGATTATATTGCGGCTTATTTCAACGTAGTTGACTGGAATGCTGCCGAAAAACGGTATCAGCAAGGCAAGCAAGCCTAA
- a CDS encoding nucleoside deaminase, with protein sequence MPDEYFMDIALGLAEEAADNGEIPVGAVVVCRNRIIAKGRNQTEQLTDVTAHAELMAITAAEHYLGGKYLTDCTLYVTLEPCVMCAGALFWAQLGRLVIGASDPKRGYSRMQPSVLHPKTRIETGVLADESQALLAKFFNRLRT encoded by the coding sequence ATGCCCGATGAATATTTCATGGATATCGCACTAGGACTGGCTGAGGAAGCCGCCGATAATGGCGAAATTCCGGTTGGCGCTGTCGTTGTTTGCCGAAATAGAATTATTGCCAAGGGCCGCAACCAAACCGAACAGCTTACCGATGTAACAGCCCATGCCGAACTCATGGCGATTACAGCAGCAGAACATTATTTAGGCGGCAAATACCTGACCGACTGCACCTTATACGTAACCTTAGAACCCTGTGTAATGTGCGCAGGTGCCTTATTCTGGGCGCAATTAGGTCGGTTAGTGATCGGGGCGAGTGATCCCAAACGAGGGTACAGCCGAATGCAGCCGTCCGTATTACATCCTAAAACTCGCATCGAAACAGGAGTACTAGCCGACGAAAGTCAGGCGCTATTGGCAAAGTTTTTTAATCGTCTAAGAACATAA
- a CDS encoding Ig-like domain-containing protein: protein MKGRIFYSYLLALLCLMGLATSGFGQTITNVTFSKATVCAGEGLTVSFTTSTSFAVGNVFTAYLSDVVGGTYPTILGTLTSRTGGNISGTIPSTAANGNSYRIQIAAGNATKATSLSTLTINVPTAPGIPSPSLTYCEGNSPQSLIATASGGGTLNWYGQNPSGTPSSTATKPNTNLIGSTLYYVSQTVNGCESPKATITVTVKDTPAAPGTSPISYCVGQTASSLVATPVGSATLNWYGTSSNSGTASSISPVPSTTAVGPTTYYVSQTLSGCEGPRASLVVTVSSPPNPPTVTKPADYCDGDTPQSLNATASAGGVLNWYGTASSGGTASTVATQPNTSLIGPTNYYVSQTVNGCESSRATITVTVKSKPGLPATTPAPTYCQSQPAVALSATASTSAVLNWYGTSANGGIASNVATTPTTSQSGVTNYYVSQTLNGCESSRVAIAVTVKATPAAPTVTSPVIACQTRSTDPLSATPSSGGTLIWYGTASAGGTASSVAPTLSTINTGSTTYYVSQSVNGCESLRAALTVTVNAIPPAPSGQSVTYCEGATPQALVATGSLLKWYGTNSTDGTASTNATIPSTAASAIYYVTQTISGCESSRTGIPVVVKSKPAAPGTTNVELCQGVASLTLTATASASAVLNWYGTLVNGGTASSNPPVVSSATPGNTPYYVSQTLNGCESPRAGLSVRVKSLPLAPVVSAISFCNNVTAQPLTATGSNLKWYDDTDKLLTGPPTPNTSSLGNQVYKVSQTVDNCEGPKATLTVTINSVPTPPTGTSPSAYCEGTTAQALTAVGQNLKWYGTNATNGTGSSNATVPSTAASAIGSVTYYVTQTVNGCESARAGIPVQVKDTPAAPGTSGIDFCQNYTAPVLTASLVTNATANWYGTSANGGTASTNAPTPANSTVGTTVYYVSQTLSGCEGPRASLSVRVKTTPGAPSVNPVSFCNNATAQPLTANGTNLKWYDASDNSLAGTPTPNTGSVGNQTYKVSQTSSEGCEGPKATITVVINALPSQPTVAPVTYCQTQQDQPAQNVTSLQSNVSGQNLRWYNTDGNQFPNAPIPSVDKAGTQTFKVSQTVNNCESPRADLIVTINTVAAPITPKPVVVYCINDNATPLEAVGESGSQLRWIDPYGRVTTYAPTPATTNTNVQPGGDPFYVYQIGANGCYSPRTLIKAVVTSPPTLGLTAPTTTVNLGQRAPLQLKFTSSGPFTYTLTGGYTGTSTKTDTTISVLPRGNTIYQVITVSNGCGVGLPGSPATAQINVIVPTVSTSSIATTTLCTGTSLAVPFTTSGLFNSGNVFRIELVSAIDTTKKYAVSTTATSSPVTGTLPSTLPGGQYLVRIKADNPEIAIIGSNSPTQLTVRSVASATLTGSQTIYEGTPANLTLTFGGDAPWTTTYSDSLNNYSITTSTNPYIFEARPIKTTSYRLTNVTNVCGSGPISGTATIVVSPLLATDDNPLDPLIKTYPVPTQTILRVELELPLTHTPATLSLIDAGGRPVLENSTRKQINELDLTTQPNGLYFLRIQVGDRQTVRKIVKQ, encoded by the coding sequence ATGAAAGGACGTATATTTTACTCCTATTTACTGGCTTTGCTGTGTCTGATGGGGTTGGCAACTAGTGGGTTTGGGCAGACAATAACCAATGTTACTTTTTCTAAAGCTACAGTTTGTGCAGGAGAAGGACTTACTGTTTCTTTCACAACAAGTACTTCATTCGCTGTGGGAAATGTTTTCACAGCGTATTTATCTGATGTTGTTGGAGGTACTTATCCAACAATTTTAGGTACTCTGACGTCAAGAACGGGGGGAAATATTAGTGGGACCATTCCTTCGACGGCTGCAAATGGTAATTCCTATCGTATTCAAATAGCTGCCGGCAATGCAACAAAGGCTACCAGTCTATCAACCCTCACAATTAATGTCCCTACTGCTCCAGGTATACCTTCTCCTTCTCTTACTTATTGTGAAGGTAATTCCCCTCAATCACTAATTGCTACAGCTTCAGGCGGTGGTACGCTAAACTGGTATGGCCAGAATCCATCAGGCACGCCCTCTAGTACGGCAACGAAACCAAACACTAACCTTATTGGATCAACCCTCTATTACGTCAGTCAAACAGTTAACGGCTGCGAAAGTCCTAAGGCAACGATTACCGTTACCGTAAAAGACACACCTGCTGCTCCGGGCACTTCGCCCATAAGTTATTGCGTAGGGCAAACAGCCAGCTCTTTAGTGGCAACCCCAGTTGGGTCTGCAACGCTTAATTGGTATGGCACTTCTTCCAATAGTGGAACAGCATCTTCTATTTCTCCTGTTCCTTCTACAACAGCTGTAGGTCCTACTACCTATTACGTCAGCCAAACGCTGAGCGGCTGCGAAGGTCCTCGCGCCAGTCTTGTTGTTACAGTCTCCAGTCCTCCCAATCCTCCGACCGTAACGAAACCTGCTGATTATTGCGACGGTGATACTCCTCAATCGTTAAATGCGACGGCTTCGGCAGGGGGTGTACTTAACTGGTATGGTACGGCGTCATCGGGAGGGACCGCATCAACTGTGGCGACACAACCAAATACAAGCCTTATTGGCCCAACTAATTATTACGTCAGTCAGACAGTTAACGGATGCGAAAGTAGCAGGGCAACCATCACAGTTACCGTAAAAAGTAAACCGGGCTTACCAGCTACAACTCCGGCTCCTACTTATTGTCAAAGTCAACCAGCTGTCGCCTTATCGGCCACGGCTTCTACCAGTGCCGTTCTCAACTGGTATGGTACTTCTGCCAATGGAGGCATAGCATCAAACGTTGCGACAACACCTACTACCTCTCAATCAGGAGTAACAAATTATTATGTCAGCCAAACGCTAAATGGCTGCGAAAGCTCAAGGGTTGCTATTGCCGTTACGGTTAAAGCGACTCCAGCAGCCCCTACCGTAACGAGTCCGGTTATCGCCTGTCAAACGCGTAGTACAGACCCTTTATCCGCAACACCTTCATCGGGCGGGACTCTGATCTGGTATGGCACGGCTTCGGCTGGAGGGACAGCATCAAGCGTGGCCCCAACCCTATCAACGATTAATACCGGGTCAACCACTTATTATGTTAGTCAATCCGTTAACGGCTGTGAAAGTTTAAGAGCAGCCTTGACTGTAACGGTTAATGCCATCCCTCCCGCTCCCTCCGGACAATCGGTTACATATTGTGAAGGAGCTACTCCTCAAGCTCTGGTCGCAACCGGATCGCTCTTAAAATGGTATGGCACTAACTCAACAGACGGTACGGCTTCAACCAACGCTACAATCCCCAGTACAGCAGCATCTGCCATTTACTATGTAACGCAAACGATCAGTGGCTGTGAAAGCTCACGTACGGGTATTCCTGTCGTAGTCAAAAGCAAACCTGCTGCGCCCGGTACAACAAATGTTGAATTATGCCAGGGGGTAGCATCCTTAACATTAACGGCAACAGCTTCTGCAAGCGCCGTGCTTAACTGGTATGGCACTTTAGTTAACGGTGGGACTGCCTCTTCGAATCCACCTGTTGTTTCCAGTGCAACGCCGGGTAATACGCCTTACTATGTTAGCCAAACCCTAAACGGCTGTGAGAGTCCTCGTGCTGGTTTGAGTGTCCGGGTGAAATCCCTACCTCTTGCTCCTGTTGTGAGCGCTATTAGCTTCTGTAATAATGTGACTGCTCAACCATTAACAGCCACTGGTTCAAATCTGAAATGGTACGATGATACTGATAAGTTGTTAACTGGTCCGCCAACTCCTAACACAAGCTCCCTGGGTAATCAGGTTTACAAAGTTTCGCAGACCGTTGACAATTGCGAAGGTCCTAAAGCAACGCTTACGGTAACCATCAATTCGGTACCAACTCCACCAACCGGAACCTCTCCCAGTGCTTATTGTGAGGGTACCACAGCACAAGCATTAACGGCTGTAGGACAGAATTTGAAATGGTATGGTACGAATGCGACTAATGGCACTGGCTCAAGCAACGCTACGGTTCCGAGCACAGCAGCTTCGGCTATTGGCTCTGTTACCTATTACGTAACCCAGACGGTTAATGGTTGTGAAAGCGCTCGTGCCGGTATACCTGTGCAGGTAAAAGATACGCCCGCTGCTCCCGGAACTTCTGGAATTGACTTTTGCCAGAACTATACAGCCCCAGTTCTTACAGCATCTTTAGTCACCAATGCTACGGCTAACTGGTATGGCACATCTGCCAATGGTGGTACGGCATCTACTAACGCGCCTACGCCTGCAAATTCTACCGTTGGGACAACTGTTTATTATGTTAGTCAGACGTTAAGCGGTTGTGAAGGACCTCGTGCCAGCCTGAGCGTACGAGTAAAGACTACACCTGGCGCACCAAGCGTAAATCCTGTAAGTTTCTGTAATAATGCTACTGCCCAACCATTAACGGCCAACGGCACAAACTTAAAATGGTATGATGCTTCCGATAATTCGTTAGCTGGGACGCCTACTCCCAACACGGGTTCTGTAGGTAATCAAACCTATAAAGTTTCACAGACATCCAGCGAAGGTTGCGAAGGTCCCAAAGCAACAATAACCGTTGTCATTAACGCCTTACCTAGCCAGCCGACGGTGGCACCTGTTACGTATTGTCAGACGCAACAGGATCAACCTGCGCAGAACGTAACATCATTACAGTCTAACGTTAGTGGGCAAAATCTTCGTTGGTATAATACAGACGGTAATCAATTCCCCAACGCGCCTATTCCTTCCGTTGATAAAGCGGGTACGCAGACCTTTAAGGTTAGTCAAACGGTCAACAACTGCGAAAGTCCCAGAGCCGATTTAATTGTTACAATCAATACAGTAGCGGCACCTATTACCCCCAAACCCGTGGTTGTCTATTGTATTAACGACAATGCCACGCCCCTGGAAGCCGTTGGTGAATCCGGCAGCCAATTGAGATGGATTGATCCTTATGGTCGAGTAACTACCTACGCACCTACGCCTGCAACAACCAATACGAATGTTCAGCCAGGTGGCGATCCTTTTTACGTGTACCAGATTGGGGCAAATGGCTGTTATAGTCCCCGAACCCTCATCAAGGCTGTTGTTACATCACCACCTACATTAGGCTTAACAGCACCTACCACTACGGTAAATTTAGGCCAGCGGGCCCCATTGCAATTAAAGTTTACTAGCTCAGGGCCATTTACCTACACGCTTACAGGTGGTTATACGGGTACGTCGACCAAAACAGACACAACCATTTCGGTATTACCCCGTGGCAACACAATCTATCAGGTAATAACCGTTTCGAATGGTTGTGGCGTGGGGTTACCAGGGAGTCCGGCAACTGCCCAAATCAATGTTATTGTCCCAACGGTTTCAACCAGCTCCATAGCAACAACAACCTTATGCACAGGCACGTCGCTTGCGGTACCGTTTACTACATCAGGGCTGTTTAATTCGGGCAATGTATTTAGAATAGAACTGGTGAGTGCAATCGATACGACGAAAAAGTATGCTGTTTCGACAACCGCCACAAGTTCTCCCGTTACAGGAACGCTTCCCTCTACACTACCCGGAGGCCAGTATCTTGTTCGTATAAAAGCCGATAACCCAGAGATCGCCATCATCGGTAGTAACAGCCCTACTCAGCTAACCGTACGCTCTGTTGCGAGTGCAACGCTGACGGGTTCACAAACTATTTATGAAGGCACTCCCGCTAATTTAACCCTAACATTTGGGGGCGATGCACCGTGGACAACAACCTACTCGGACAGTCTTAACAATTATTCGATCACGACGTCCACGAACCCGTATATTTTTGAAGCACGACCGATTAAAACAACAAGCTATCGTTTAACCAATGTGACGAACGTTTGCGGTAGTGGGCCAATTTCAGGTACCGCGACCATTGTAGTCTCCCCACTACTGGCTACAGACGACAACCCGCTTGATCCATTAATCAAAACCTATCCAGTACCTACGCAAACCATACTTAGGGTAGAGTTAGAGCTGCCATTAACTCATACGCCTGCCACCCTATCACTCATTGATGCAGGAGGTCGGCCCGTTTTGGAGAATAGTACCCGTAAACAGATCAATGAACTTGATCTGACCACTCAGCCTAATGGCCTGTACTTTCTACGTATACAGGTTGGCGACCGACAAACCGTTCGAAAAATAGTGAAACAATAA